The stretch of DNA CGCGTTTTTGTcgccttttctgttttcctgCTGTACATTCCCCTTTGTTCCACCACCTTGCCCCGGCACTCTGGGCTTGTGTGGTCCCGCTTTCagtcgttttcttctctctgtgatGCGTCTTCTCATATAGCGTGCTGACATGCACACACGAAGGGACGCATGTAGACGCCACCGATGGTGAGTTGAGGTGGTCTCCTTgtgagcgctgctgccgtgttTCGCTCTTCCCCGTcttgtctttctttttcgaACCGCCTGCGTTCTCAGCGGCACTGCGAAAATTCAGCACTTCTCAATACGACTTGTGGCCTCTCTCGgtgcctgctgcggcgcccaCGGCACATAGGCCCTTTCTCCGTGATGGCAACCTGCCCCATTCCGAGATCCACCGCCGGCTCCGCAAAGCACCCATGCCCCCTCTGCCCCGCAATCACCACTACTAGACGCACCACCGCGGTACTGAGATGGTGCCATTTGACAAGGCCATTGGTGTCACTCCAGATGGCGTGCCTGTCATATCCAACGAATGCAAGCTCTACTTCAGCAACCTAGAGTCTGTGGCACCCTCCTATCAGTCGTTCTGCTCCTTTGACTAAAAGGCACCGGAGACTGTGTGGCACTAGACGCTTGGTGTCAAGCGACATCGCGTTGAATTTGTACGCCGCTACCTCGTATTCCGCaaggtggtgtgggtggccTTCATGCCGATCACTGAAGACCTgcggagagaaaaaacgCCGTCCGTGCACGCACAGGATGACGCACTGATGAAGTACACAGCGGACTCCCAACAGGTCGTACGGCTCAGTGCCAGCGGTGTTGGACGTCATTGTGTGTGGTCGGAGCAAGACGACACCCTTTGACCACGCCGCGATTGTGATGGAGGTGTTcccggaggcggtgcggatGGCGGAGAAGAACAAGGACTACGTGCAGTGGCCAGAGGGCAAGCTCTGTATTGTCACTTGATTGGGCTGCATCGTACTCCAGTCATTCCCCAAGCACGTGGAGTTGCAGTGGCTGAAGCCCGAGAAGCGGTGCGGCTTTTATCTGAAGCGCACCCTTGCGATTTGCAGCAATGTTGGTGACGACGCGAGGGCAGCGAAGTGTGGCGTGCCGGGTGCTTTTTTACTTTCTCGCCTCTGACAGGTGGTGCCGGATCGGGCGTGCAGCTCACTCTCTACGCCGCATTGCCATGACTGCTACGGTGAAGGTCGTCGGTAACGCAGACTCGAGGCATCTCTTGGAGCACTACTGTGGGGTACCCCCAGAGATTCAGCcgttgctgcgccgctcgtgGAAAATGATGCTGTCAGTGTCTGGCTGCTTTGACTTCGGCTATGAAGGCAAcagggtggcggtgctggaaTATAGCTGCCACTCCTCTGGCGCGCTACTGGAGTGCTGTAGCACCTCAGAGAAGATGACTAACTGCTACGGCGTGTTGCAGGGGATGTCGACCGGGCCCTTCTTGGGGGTCAAGTGCCTGGCATACTTTACGTACCTCATGTCGAACGAGAAGGTGTTCCCCAAGCACAGACTGATTCGCTTCCTGATTGGCGGTGGTAACGAGGAGCGCTACGCCTCCATGCACATGATGAACTATGGGGAGAAAGCGGGACTTCGCATGAGGCTGTTTGTGAAGGTTGCTGGCTTCCGTTTCCAAGATGGGGCTCTCGCTAGCGCCGCCTAGCTCTCCTCGCTCTATGACCACCCCGTCATCGTCGACAGTGACGGTGACGAGGTGCTTCTGGTGTAGAAGATGTGGTTGTGTGGCACGGTGCTGactcagcaccgccgccagcgcagcgtACCACAAGTGGTTAGTGATTTGACGCTCTCTGACATAttcctcagcagcaacatTCGCGTCATTAAGCCGCACTGGAAGGCTGTCGCAAGGAGCAAGGCGGTTCTGCTCTTCATTCACGCCCTGGCCGCAGACCACAAGTGCCCCCTCACAGCGTCCTTTTCGCCTGCAAAGAACATCACTTCCCATCACCCCACCTCCATGTGCACGTCAACGCTCGCATTGAGCACAACGTCATGATGTGTGACCTCGTAACCGACGTGGCGGAGCTGAGCGTCTCGCTGCAGGGGATACTTCATGAGCGCTTATCGCAGTGCTTTTCCGCCAAGTCGCTGGTCCGCCTCCTGCTCTGTGCCACAGAGCCAGTTGGTGAATCGCACAAATGTGTGCTCGGCTGGGAAGTTTTTGGACTCCATTGTTGTCTATGAGGAGCGTCTCTTCTTGAAGAGATTCAAGGGCAAGCACTTCCCCATCTTCTGCGGCTGGATGGTTGGCGATGGATTTGGTGGCGTCGTGGTACGTGAAGACCACTCCAAGATCACGAAGCACGACAGCACCATCATCCCTGCGCGTGTTGTGCGTGAGAACGCTTCTCTCGGTGCAGCGTACGCCATCGAGGATGAGACGTAGCACAcactttttctctctctcgttgatCACTGATGAACGACAGAGTGCCACATACCCTACGGCGCCTcagcacccgcacacaccttTCCCGTTCTGTATGTCCTTCCCCTCGTCCACCGCAGCACGTGAAGCGCGGAAAAAGTTGCCAAGACAAACATACAAGCCAGTGAAGAAGGCAACGTAAACCCTTTCCGTCATTACCTTGTGCAGCTCGATCCGTTCCCCAACGCCTCTCCCAATTTTCAATGCCGTATTGTCGGAGGGAGCACACATCCTCACACCGATATGCACGAACACCAATGTGGTGTACCTCACTCCTTCCGAAATTCACTCCTTGCATCAGCACCATGTCagacgcagcggctgccaGAGAAGGAACGAGAGGAGGCAATGCTTTTCTTTCCGTTGATGTGCCCACAGGTAATACGTTTGGCTGGCTTTGTGTCTCTGGTCGGATGGAGTGAGGCCgagcgggagaagaaagTGAGGGTAaaggcgggggggggtgacacccacactcacacatAAAGGGGTCAGCAGAAGTTGATCTGCTCGTCTTGCGCACACCCTTCTTTCCGaaccccccttttctcctttctcgaCCCTTCCCTAATGATAGGGGCTACCTCAGCGTGGTATCAGAGTTGAGTGCCCCCACTCAGTGTGAGGAAGCCAAACAGCCCGTAGTCCGCCCTTGAGTACGACTGCGCAGGCTCTTGGTATCGGCGGATACGTCTGGGCTGGTGCGATGCTGAAGAGGCTTGCGGTCATGACAATCACGTCTGTGCCAGCTCACCACAAGTTGTGTCGACGATTCAACAAACTGGCATATTCGCCTAATATCTCTGCTATGTTGCGGTGGTGTCGAACGTAATGCTGAACCTGGCCTGTGCTGTGTGCTGCGGTATTGCAATGGTCTGAAGGGCACCAAACACTGTGTTGGGTGTCTCGGTTTCTTGACATCGCCGCAGTGCAAGAGAGGTATAGGAGAACTGGGATGATAGGTGCACACCTTCGTTGTCTTGTTCATGCTGAAATAGACACGCTAATATGAAAGAAAAACTACGAATGCCCCCAAGCATGTGCGCTTGGGTGCATGCTATTATTtgcccacccacgcacactctCGCACTCTCTCACTGACTCTGAGGACCCCTTCAACTcgatctctctttttccttctcttcattGGTGTCACtgcctttctttgccttttgGAATtgccctctctgcgtgctgtgcgtgacacacgcacgtgtcgCGGATGCGTTAGAAGTGTACAGAAGGCTCACAACAGAggttcttctccttctgcgtgtgtcttcAGTTGATTCGGCGCGTTTCACTTCGCTGGGAAGGCctgttctctttctcttttttccccctaGTGCGTACGCGTCCTCCAGTGATGCCGGTGTGCATCGAGTGTGGACACGGTGTTCCGCGCATTATTAAGCCGGAAACCAAAACGGTAGAGCTGTGTGGGGAGTGCGGGCGTATTTGTGACACCTGCTGCGAGTTCGGTGATGTGCAGATTTGGATCGATGTGgttctgctgcgccgtcgggCGTGGGCGCACGTTCTCTTTAACCAGACTGACTACTACACGAAGCTCATCATTTTCCTGCTCTGCtgcgtggtggaggcggtggtagtgCAGAACCTCACTGTGCTCGAGGCCATTACCTTCTTCATGGGCGACCTCCAGAACAGCTCCCTCTATACCCCAGAGCGACAGGTGCGATCGCTACAGCTGGTGCGCATCATCCAGAGCTCCTTCTTACCACTGATGAGCTACCCGTCATCAATTTTCCGCCTCTTCGTTTTTACCTTTACAGAAAACGTGCTTGTTGCCTCCATCGCCACGTGGCTCGGGCGCTTCTTCTACCCCAGCTACGGCCACAGAGAACGCCTGTGGTTCATGGAGGCTGCCTTGGCTTCCTACGCAAAGCTGAGCTACTTTCTGTTCCTCATCTGGGCCATTCCACCGTCGATGCTCCCTATGGTCGACTTTGTGTACATTCTCTGGCTAGGATGTGCCTTCACGGTTCTGGGGTTTGGGCACCACTGGCTGTACCCCGTAGTGACCGTCCTCGTCTGCGTGTTTGCACGTGGCATGTTTCGCTACCTCACAAAGTGGAGCCCTCAGCTGCTTtggtagcagcagcattcCGCTACCACATGACTCCGtctttgtttctttgttttccttctgtgtctgtgcgtatgCCTATGAAAGCAAGCTGGAAAGATTGGGTGTCACTACTGCTACTGGTACTAGTGTGGGTATGGCTGGCGCACCGACTCGTTTCTTTTGCACCTTCGCTTCTTTACGgtcgccacccccccccccccccgcagcttgccctcctcctcttctctaccTGGTGCCCGCCTTCCGTGCTCTTGCGCCTCTCTGAAAAGCGCATGAAAGGAGACGTCTGTGTAGCAGAGCATCTCTGCCTGCctgtatcgctgctgctgctgctgttgtgtcgcccttcttcttcattTCTCTTTTCCATGGTTACACCCGCCACGGTGTCGTGCTGCCGCGTGTTAacacgcggcagcggcactgttTTTGCGCCCCTGTGTCGCTATCGTCGTTTAGCAGACTCAACCTTCACCAATCTACGCGGCCCCACTTCTATTCTCTCTCCGATCTCCTCTATCCCACCCAGTCTGACTCTGCACTTTGACGCTACACCTCACCTCACATCCGCTCTTCGTGTTGCGCAGCTCTCTCACATTATCAGAGCtcttgtctctttttttttttcgctttcccACCTCATAGTGCGCCGCCCTCCTTTCCCCACAATTCCTCCACCTTGTCGGGGgcgcacttctctctcttcattgatctttccatttttttttttctctcaaCCACTGTGAGCATGGAAGCCAAGATCGCGGTGTGCCTCCACGACCTGAAGTCGTCCTCAGGCCaaccggcggcgctgcgcgtctCGGGaagcgccgtcgccttcaCGTGTCCCGCGGCCCTAAAGGAGGCTAGCTTCCCCGCCAACGACACTAACTTCACGGTGGAGAATGTGCTGGAGCGACCGAGTGCGGCTGCAATCCAGAAAAAGATGATGCCTTCTGCTGCCTCCGACTTTAAGAACCATCAGAACCTGGTTGTATTCGGCTACGGCGTCCGCTCTACCCCGAAACGTCAGCTGATGTACGGCACCCGCTCCGAGGAGGGCTACGCGACACGCACCATCACAGACGCTGTATGCGGTAGCCAGGGTATCTTCACGCTATCGTGCTACGTTCTTGGCCAGAGCGAGCACCTTGTGGACCTAATCAAGGCGAACAACGAGCTCGGCGTGATTGTGGAGTCCGTAAAGTCAGGCCCGCGTGTCCGCATGGTGGAGCGTTCCCGGGTCAAAACTGCTTCTGATATACGTGAAGTCTTCTCCAAGATTGTGAAGAACTACGAGAAGCACTTCGAGAAGGTGCTACAGGAGAAGCAACCCACCGCCGAGCTCCAGGCTCTTCCACCATACCAGGGCGACTCAATCATCCTGCAGCTGTTCCGCTACGATACGGAGGAGGCGTTCACTGAGTACGATGAAGCCAACTCGATGACGTTTGTGGCCCTCGGCGACTCGGAGCGGCCGGTGTTGTACGGCCTCGATTCTTCTCAGCAGAGTGTATTTGAGAAGACGAACCGTGTATTGGTGTCTGCGGCGGGAATCATGTCGAGCATCAAGTGCAGCCGTCTGCGCATCCCCTTTGGTAAGTCCAAGATGAGTCAGCTgttgcgccgctgctacaATGCCGAGAAGGGCAACAACTACAACTCCGTGAATGGACCAACGAACACTGTCATGCTGATTCACTGCTGGACGGACGCCGAGTGGGCGGAGGAGAGTTATCACAACCTCTCTATGATCCGGCGCATCTGCAACACTCTGGGCTCTTCCGGTATCGGCTCTATTCTGCGCGACTTAGCCCTGGAGAAGTGGCGCCTTGATCAGGACATTTTTGAGCTGCGAGATGAGTTGGTGGTGGCACGCACGGTGTACGAGTACAAGCCATGCATCTGCGAGGTCGCAAAGCCTGTCAATGACatcaaggaggaggagatgaagcgCGTCACTGCCATTCAGTCGAAGCGCGACGAGGGGCGTGAGAAGAAGCTCTCCTCgatccgcagcagcgccaaggaggaggcgaaaaAGATCATTAAGCAGCAAgaggcgagcagcggcaccaccctGGAAGCTCTCCAAAAGACGCTCAGTATTAAGAAGCGCGAAAACGAATCTCTGCAGGCCGAGCGTGACAGCCTGACGCGCGAGTACGAGCAGGCACTCGATAAGATTcggcagaggaaggaggaagaggaagaagctgTGGCTCGCCTCCGTGAGGAAATGGTTcagttggaggaggagctgagtGCGCGCCAGGAGGCCATCCTGAGCAagcagaagcagctggagatGGCAAAGCTGGACAAGGCCAAGTGCCGCGAGGCTATCctgcgcgagcgcgagaacgtggaggcgatgcgcaAGGCTCTCTTGGCTGAGCGTCGCCACCAGCGTCAGCAGTGGATCAAGCAGATCAAAGACATCAACGACAAGGTGATGAAGCAGCTCAGCACCATTGCTGCCGAACGCAAGAAGAAAGGCGAGAAAGTCACgtcgaaggaggaggcgtccGAGCGGGCCGTAATGGAGGACATCAAGACCATTGAGGAGTATCTGCCGAAGCTCATCTCGCTCGAGGATGTCCCTGTCAACCCGGAAGAAACGGAGTCCATCCGCCGCCAGTTTGATGAGGTTTTCACgcaggaaaagaaaacgtaCCTCTCGAAGAttgaggaggaaaaggaacgCAAGGAAAAGCTGGAGAAGGGTCTCGATGCGTACCGCAGCCGCCTGCTCGAGGTGGCGCacgcgaagaagaaggagagccAACAGGATGCTGTGAGGAAAGAGCAGCAACTCAGCTCGCTGGTGGAGCAGGTGCTCACGTACCTGCGCCACGGCGTGAAGATGACAAAGATATCGAGCAAGGGTctcgcgcgccgccgcttctaCTTCATCTCCGACGATGGAACTCGCATGCACTCCTGCGAGCTCGACAACCAGGGTATCCCGATCAACCGACGTAAACCACCAGTGACGCTGTTGCTGAGCGACATCCGCAAGGTGGTGCTCGGCGTGTACACCGAAACCTTCCTGACCTTTAGCTCGGAGAGTCAGCTCGCTAAGGCGCGTGCGGAGGCTATCACCGACAACGGTACTTTCCGCCCTGATGTGACGCAGGACATCACCCCCGCTAATCTTGGCCTCCACAACTACCGCGCGTTCGCGCTTCTGCTGCGTGGTGGCAAGTCACTCGAGGTGGTTTGCGAATCGGACACGGACTGTGAGGCGTGGATGGTGGGCCTGCGGCGCCTGCTGTCCATCAAGACGGCGACGGAGAAGATACTGGAGCATCATGTCGAACCTGGTCGCATacaagaaggcgctgcggtggaaaAGCCGGCAGAGATGAAATTTGGTGGCCTTCTTGACGTGCGCAACATGCGCGGCTttgtctcgctctcccctgAGGAGGCCACTTTGTGCAGTGAAAGCCACATTCCACCGGCACTCTTCCTGCGCGTAAAACAGGAGGTGACGGAGAAGTCGCACACCTGCTTCATCACCGTCTACGACGTGCGCGTTTCTTCTGGGCTTGACCTGGTTCGCTCCACTTACATCTATGACTATCTGGTGCAGTACCACATCATCCAACTTCCGCACTAGACGATGCCTCTCGATATCACGAGGTATGTACATGGGTAGTTTGCGCATCCTTGTCCCATGTTGTGGATCTGCACCTCAAGCAGTTTTCGATTACCGCGGCGGTGACAGCCGAGACACCTTTGGCGCATGACACAGCGCATCTTCCCGCATGGTGctaccctctctccccttttctctgagcttcctcttttttttttgcccccGACAGCGTTGTGTCTTCTCTTATTTTCACTTCTGTAGTTTCCCCAATCGGCACAGAACAGGTGAAGACCTCTGCATTTTTGTTTGGGTTGTACCGAGTGAGAGGACACGGAGAGGGCGACGGGTACAACCCGTGCACACACGAAGAGATGGTGGCCGCACCTCCAGCAAATGTCATTCTGAAGCAAACCCACACCGTGTGCTTTCATTTCTACGCATCAGGTGCGCCCACCGCTTCTCAATGCGTGGATAGGagcgtgtgggtgtctctccgcctctctttctctccttgtaTGCATGCTTGTCTGGTCTCTggtctcttttcctctcttgctgtCGCCTTCATTATTGCTGAAATTTTTTTCCGTTTATATCTCATTTCGTTGATGGCGCtcttgcccccctcccctctcctcttctatCGCTGTCTCTGTGTCTACATGCATCTacgcgtctctgtgtgtggcgCCGCCTTCCGCATTTTCTTCTTGGATGGTGGTTCACTTTCATGCTCACCTCGTTTGATGGTCTGTGTTGACGAAGGGTCTCTACCTTCGCAAGCTCGACTTCATGGAGAGTGACgggcacccacgcacgcacgtacgcgCCGTTATACATCATTGATCTCGTAGACGAAAAAAGTGCTCAAGCGCGTCTCCATCACCACGTGCCACATGGAGAgtttccctcttcacctgTTTTCTATTTGCTTCCTTCTTTTACATCTGTACGCTGTCGCCCATGCCCTCCTCGGCCTTCTGTCTCTCCTGCCCGCCCCCTTATTTAACCGTCTGCCTCCTTTATGTCTCTTTCAGGTTGCAAAGAGACCCTCAACAAACAAGAAGGTCCGCCTACACGCCTTCAATCGCACGTACCCACGGAGGATACGAGAGAGAATATGGAATACCTCTGCCCGTCTTGACCGCGTAGAATAACACGTGCTGGTGATGCCGTTCTTGGAGGTCGAGGGAGCAATACGACACCAAGTCGCACCTCTGAGGTGCAACGGCTGGCGCTCCACTACTTTTTTCGGCGCTCACTGAAACCCTGTGCTGCCGAGACCTCACCGTCACCTCCATCGGGGTCCGCACCGGGTTGCACTCAGAACGCTGAGATACCCGTCCAGCGAGTCTTATGAAACGGGCCAGAGCCGTCTTTTGCATCCTTCCCTCCGAGCAGACAAATTGACTGTTGTGGAAACACAGCACTACctcacccttctccccttcttcgctCACAACTActgctttcctctcttcacccctGCTGTGATCCTGTGCCCTCGATGCTTCTCCGTGTGGCTATTGCACGGATGCGCCTGTGATTGTGTGTATATGCGCGCACAACTCTCCTGTtgctttccccttcccccttcctcactTCCCTCGCCCACTTCCTCGACTCACCAACACTGTCTACATGAGCGCCAACGGTGACTGAGTGAGTaggtgtgcctctctctttggaaGTCTCTGCCTCGCATCTGGGGCAGGATAGCACTCTAACCTCCCATGGCGGAGCTCCTTAGCACTAAGACATGGCGTCTCAAGGACGTCCTCTTCGACCAAGGTGCAGAGCaggtggtgcgtgtgctgaAGATTGACCATCCGttccgccgccagcgcattACCATCGTGCCCACCCCGCGCTACGCCAAAGAAACGTATCTGACGGACTGGGTATACCAGCCCTATGTGAAGAAACACATCATGTACGTCAGTAACGACATCTACAATCCATTTTACGTCTTCCTATGCCGCGCACTGTTTCGCAAAGGCAAATTCCCTGAGTATGCCTACTTCCACCCTATGGGACTGCCGGACTGCATTGAAGTGAACCTCAGCCGACGTGTCTTTATCAAGAAGGAACAGCCCTTCAAGACGCCGCTAAGCACCATTTTTATGACGACAAATCACTTCCGCGACTCGCATCACCCGTGGGTCTCACGCCGCGTCCTCAAAATAGTCGGTGAGCAGTACGTTGTGCATCCTCGAAATGACAAGCAATCGCTGGTGTTTGTGCTGCCACCTTCCTACGTCCCAGATGTGGTCAACACGTTGCAAGGTCTTGGATTTGCTGTGGCCGATACGGTGACAGCTTCCATTGGTGAGGCAACCATCATCACAAAACTGAACAGCTGGAGCAACAAATGCCAGCTGCTCGTGCTCGGGTATCTATGGTTTCTTTTGGTGCTCTTCATCGTAGGCGAGAGCCGCCATATTCATCGCCTCTTTCAAGACTACAAGAGAGAGCTGATTGAGAAGGCAGGCAAAGATCCCGGTAAGATGGGCCTTTAGGCAccgacggcagcgaagggGGGATAGAAAAGGGGTCTACCGCTCTCTCAACATCAGCTTGCGGCAGTGTTCTCACTTCCACTTTCAGCGTCGCCCTACACCCGCCCTCTGTGTTGTTCAGCCCGTCTTGTGAGCGCGTGTACGCACGTATTGATGTGCGAGAGTGGGTCACTGAAGTGAGCGATTCGAGGACGAAGGATATGTATACGGTTGGGATGTATAGGAGAGGGCACCGTATACGGCACCATTGACCATTGCTGGCGAagcgctctcttctttacAGTCCTCACTGGATTCCTCTTCAACGACTCGAGAAGCTCTACTTTGTAGGGCATACTGCAAAGGGCTCGTTTTATCTTTTCGTAATCACCACAGTGCAGCTGCgtaaaaacaaaacaaaccGGAAACTTCAGGATAATGGTGCTGCTACTCAGCTTTTTCTTTTGATTGCGCATCCTCTCCTCATATGTCACCCTCATACTGCTCTCTCCAATGCTGACAGAAGCTTGAGGAAGGCAGCTCTGCAACGAGTACTGGGCAGAGGCTCTCCACCGTCTGCGTGCTCATGTCTTCCACACCTTcagccccccttcccatATTTCCTTCAGCCCACGCCTCTTGCCACTCCTCCGTTTTATGCCGCACTTGTTCCCTTCATACCAACTCCTCTGTTTTCCTATCCCACACAAAATAAATCATAGACCCCACCAACACCGCGGCCTCTGAGCACACGTTCACCACTGgcacacccctctccctgtcaGCTCACTTGCAGTCTTGTTTTCATCCTCTCGGCTC from Leishmania panamensis strain MHOM/PA/94/PSC-1 chromosome 25 sequence encodes:
- a CDS encoding hypothetical protein (TriTrypDB/GeneDB-style sysID: LpmP.25.2510), whose amino-acid sequence is MEAKIAVCLHDLKSSSGQPAALRVSGSAVAFTCPAALKEASFPANDTNFTVENVLERPSAAAIQKKMMPSAASDFKNHQNLVVFGYGVRSTPKRQLMYGTRSEEGYATRTITDAVCGSQGIFTLSCYVLGQSEHLVDLIKANNELGVIVESVKSGPRVRMVERSRVKTASDIREVFSKIVKNYEKHFEKVLQEKQPTAELQALPPYQGDSIILQLFRYDTEEAFTEYDEANSMTFVALGDSERPVLYGLDSSQQSVFEKTNRVLVSAAGIMSSIKCSRLRIPFGKSKMSQLLRRCYNAEKGNNYNSVNGPTNTVMLIHCWTDAEWAEESYHNLSMIRRICNTLGSSGIGSILRDLALEKWRLDQDIFELRDELVVARTVYEYKPCICEVAKPVNDIKEEEMKRVTAIQSKRDEGREKKLSSIRSSAKEEAKKIIKQQEASSGTTLEALQKTLSIKKRENESLQAERDSLTREYEQALDKIRQRKEEEEEAVARLREEMVQLEEELSARQEAILSKQKQLEMAKLDKAKCREAILRERENVEAMRKALLAERRHQRQQWIKQIKDINDKVMKQLSTIAAERKKKGEKVTSKEEASERAVMEDIKTIEEYLPKLISLEDVPVNPEETESIRRQFDEVFTQEKKTYLSKIEEEKERKEKLEKGLDAYRSRLLEVAHAKKKESQQDAVRKEQQLSSLVEQVLTYLRHGVKMTKISSKGLARRRFYFISDDGTRMHSCELDNQGIPINRRKPPVTLLLSDIRKVVLGVYTETFLTFSSESQLAKARAEAITDNGTFRPDVTQDITPANLGLHNYRAFALLLRGGKSLEVVCESDTDCEAWMVGLRRLLSIKTATEKILEHHVEPGRIQEGAAVEKPAEMKFGGLLDVRNMRGFVSLSPEEATLCSESHIPPALFLRVKQEVTEKSHTCFITVYDVRVSSGLDLVRSTYIYDYLVQYHIIQLPH
- a CDS encoding hypothetical protein (TriTrypDB/GeneDB-style sysID: LpmP.25.2520), with the translated sequence MAELLSTKTWRLKDVLFDQGAEQVVRVLKIDHPFRRQRITIVPTPRYAKETYLTDWVYQPYVKKHIMYVSNDIYNPFYVFLCRALFRKGKFPEYAYFHPMGLPDCIEVNLSRRVFIKKEQPFKTPLSTIFMTTNHFRDSHHPWVSRRVLKIVGEQYVVHPRNDKQSLVFVLPPSYVPDVVNTLQGLGFAVADTVTASIGEATIITKLNSWSNKCQLLVLGYLWFLLVLFIVGESRHIHRLFQDYKRELIEKAGKDPGKMGL
- a CDS encoding hypothetical protein (TriTrypDB/GeneDB-style sysID: LpmP.25.2500) encodes the protein MPVCIECGHGVPRIIKPETKTVELCGECGRICDTCCEFGDVQIWIDVVLLRRRAWAHVLFNQTDYYTKLIIFLLCCVVEAVVVQNLTVLEAITFFMGDLQNSSLYTPERQVRSLQLVRIIQSSFLPLMSYPSSIFRLFVFTFTENVLVASIATWLGRFFYPSYGHRERLWFMEAALASYAKLSYFLFLIWAIPPSMLPMVDFVYILWLGCAFTVLGFGHHWLYPVVTVLVCVFARGMFRYLTKWSPQLLW